In Oryza brachyantha chromosome 2, ObraRS2, whole genome shotgun sequence, a single window of DNA contains:
- the LOC102702254 gene encoding enhancer of mRNA-decapping protein 4-like produces MATPTGNPNPSPNPSTPFELSMLLKPMPNPAAPAAAPIFPGTAAAGPPPPSSTYSYPPATPPFHRPPFLHYPQDPLTPMPRPVISFPMPSPSPGANPNAAPGPNHGARLMQLLGNSGPAHLESAVSMPPPTSEFAAAQPPPIPAMPSAPPARMLSSTSSKMPRGRLLGGGDRAVHDVDSRLPGEAQPPQLEVTPITKYTSDPGLVLGRQIAVNRTYIVYGLKLGNIRVLNINTALRSLLRGHTQRVTDMAFFAEDVHRLASASVDGRIYVWKIDEGPDEDNKPQITGKVEIAIQIVGDAESYHPRICWHSHKQEILFVGIGNCVLRIDTTRVRRGRDVSSEEPIKCHLDKLIDGVRLVGKHDDDVTDLSLSQWMTTRLASGSKDGTVKIWDDRKPVPLSILKPHDGQAVYSVAFLTAPEHPDHINLVTAGPLNREVKIWASANEGGVLLPSDSETWNCTQTLELVSSLEPRVEEAFFNQVTVLPHASIILLANAKKNAIYAVHVEYGMDPASTCLDYIADFTVTMPILSLTGTHESQPGNEQVVQVYCVQTMAIQQYGLDLSLCSPPTSDTAGLGRDPSISRVYETPLEVVGPESTVLTSFSESYSVSSPSKPSTVDQQPTELDPKPSAPPLTYSEGDGSAHLPSASLASNMDPSGSGSSLGNREMDQAAFDYAMNKNSEPDILKRQDTPMPKDNFVKDDPRDGRSDVTMLPNPHLMFKVGGNTTHLVTPSEIISGALSSAESSHVPKSDGGKIQDATNSGPQMAELEPKHTNDQKVDQNLDLEVAQLVYENTDQVRSSSEQAVKMISERLVTTDKYSVEDSQTCDRSMSEHTGTADESVTKKPVEISEKIDYSSASMDQSSSYTKEKEPIMHTQASGQSSPSTSAFNSTEYSHEPANSAYPPIDSFPEVATQGMLQQLIAMHKDLQKQLGTIVTAPLAKEGKRIEASLGRTMEKSIKANLDVLWIRIQEENAKREKAERERMQQMMTLIGSSISKDLPATLEKSLKKEISSVGPVVARAITPIIEKCSASAVADSIQKVVGERVANQLDKSVSAKLEATVARQIQMQFHTSIKQVLQDSLRTSLESFLVPAFEQSCKTMFEQVDSAFQKGMSEHTIAIQQQVEAAHTPLAQTLKDTISSASSITQNLTAELLDGHRKLLALLASGNAKAHNTNVLQPNNVPVTRPPEVEAPLDPMKELGRLISERKFDEAFTMALQRSDVSIVSWLCSQVDLRALCSMAPVPLNQGVLLALLQQLAVDIATETPRKIQWMTDVAMAINPTDPMIAMHVKPIFEQVYNTLVHLRSLPTTSPADSTNIRLFMHVVNSVLLSYK; encoded by the exons ATGGCGACCCCGACCGGAAACCCTAATCCTAGCCCCAACCCTAGCACTCCATTCGAGCTCAGCATGCTGCTGAAGCCGATGCCCAaccccgccgcgcccgcagCCGCCCCCATCTTCCCCggcaccgccgcggcggggccgcctccgccctccaGCACGTACTCCTACCCGCCGGCCACTCCCCCCTTCCACCGCCCCCCGTTCCTCCACTACCCGCAGGACCCCCTGACGCCTATGCCCCGCCCGGTCATCTCCTTCCCGATGCCGAGCCCGAGCCCAGGCGCGAACCCCAACGCCGCCCCGGGGCCCAACCACGGGGCGCGCCTCATGCAGCTCCTCGGGAACTccgggccggcccacctcGAGTCCGCCGTCTCCATGCCCCCGCCGACGTCGGagttcgccgccgcgcagccgccgccgatcccgGCGATGCCgtcagcgccgccggcgaggatgctgagcagcaccagcagcaagATGCCGCGGGGCCGGCTTCTCGGAGGCGGTGACAGAGCTGTGCACGACGTTGACTCGAGGCTGCCAGGGGAGGCGCAACCGCCGCAGCTGGAGGTGACGCCGATCACCAAGTACACATCGGATCCTGGGCTCGTGCTGGGCAGGCAAATCGCTGTGAATAGGACGTACATCGTCTACGGGCTGAAGCTCGGGAACATCCGTGTGCTAAACATCAACACTGCGCTCCGTTCACTCCTTCGTGGCCACACGCAG AGGGTGACAGATATGGCTTTCTTTGCTGAGGATGTTCATCGTTTAGCAAG TGCAAGTGTAGATGGTCGGATATATGTGTGGAAGATTGACGAAGGTCCTGATGAGGACAATAAACCACAAATTACAGGAAAGGTTGAAATTGCCATCCAGATTGTAGGTGATGCTGAATCTTACCATCCACGGATCTGTTGGCACTCTCATAAGCAG GAAATTCTTTTTGTTGGCATTGGAAACTGTGTCTTAAGAATAGACACAACTAGAGTCCGACGGGGAAGGGACGTAAGTTCAGAGGAACCTATTAAGTGTCATCTTGACAAGCTGATCGATGGTGTGCGATTAGTTGGTAAGCATGACGATGACGTGACAGATTTGTCCTTATCTCAATGGATGACTACTCGACTGGCTTCAGGATCAAAAGATGGCACG GTAAAAATTTGGGATGATCGCAAGCCAGTTCCTCTATCAATTTTGAAGCCACATGATGGTCAAGCTGTTTACTCGGTTGCTTTTCTCACAGCACCAGAGCACCCAGACCATATAAACCTCGTTACAGCA GGTCCTCTAAACCGAGAAGTTAAAATTTGGGCTTCTGCTAATGAAGGAGGTGTGTTGTTGCCCAGTGATTCTGAGACTTGGAATTGCACACAGACCTTGGAACTTGTCAGCTCGCTGGAACCTAGGGTAGAGGAGGCATTTTTCAACCAAGTTACAGTGCTGCCTCATGCAAGTATTATTTTACTTGCAAATGCTAAAAAGAATGCTATTTATGCTGTGCATGTTGAGTATGGCATGGATCCTGCTTCCACTTGCTTGGATTATATAGCAGATTTTACAGTTACAATGCCTATTTTAAGTCTCACTGGCACACATGAAAGCCAACCTGGCAATGAACAAGTTGTTCAAGTTTATTGTGTTCAAACAATGGCCATCCAGCAGTATGGGTTGGACTTATCACTCTGTTCACCTCCTACAAGTGACACTGCTGGACTTGGAAGGGATCCATCTATTTCTCGTGTTTATGAGACACCTCTGGAAGTGGTAGGACCAGAGTCCACAGTGCTAACTAGCTTTAGTGAATCTTATTCTGTCAGTTCTCCAAGTAAGCCATCAACCGTTGATCAACAGCCTACAG AACTTGATCCTAAACCATCAGCTCCACCACTTACATACTCAGAAGGTGATGGTTCTGCTCATCTCCCATCTGCCTCTCTTGCATCAAACATGGACCCATCTGGATCAGGATCATCACTAGGCAACCGTGAAATGGACCAAGCAGCTTTTGATTATGCGATGAACAAAAACTCAGAGCCTGATATTTTGAAAAGGCAAGATACACCCATGCCTAAGGACAACTTTGTAAAGGATGATCCAAGAGATGGTCGCAGTGATGTTACAATGCTTCCAAATCCCCATTTGATGTTTAAGGTAGGAGGAAACACTACACACCTGGTAACTCCATCTGAAATTATATCTGGCGCTCTATCTTCAGCTGAGAGCAGCCATGTCCCTAAATCCGATGGAGGGAAAATCCAGGATGCCACCAATAGTGGCCCTCAGATGGCAGAATTAGAACCTAAACATACCAATGATCAGAAAGTCGATCAAAATTTGGACCTTGAAGTAGCACAACTTGTTTATGAGAATACAGATCAAGTTCGCAGTTCATCAGAGCAAGCTGTTAAAATGATTAGTGAACGCTTGGTAACAACTGATAAGTACAGCGTGGAAGATTCACAGACTTGTGACCGATCCATGTCTGAGCATACTGGTACCGCTGATGAAAGTGTTACAAAGAAACCTGTCGAAATCTCTGAGAAAATTGATTATTCTTCTGCTTCTATGGACCAATCATCTTCATATACCAAGGAGAAGGAGCCAATTATGCATACTCAAGCATCTGGGCAGTCATCTCCTTCAACAAGCGCATTCAACTCAACTGAGTATTCACATGAACCGGCGAATAGTGCATACCCTCCTATCGATTCATTTCCAGAGGTTGCTACGCAAGGGATGCTTCAACAG CTCATAGCCATGCATAAGGACTTGCAAAAGCAGCTGGGTACTATTGTTACTGCACCTCTTGCAAAGGAAGGCAAAAGAATTGAGGCATCATTAGGGCGCACCATGGAGAAATCTATCAAGGCTAACCTTGATGTATTGTGGATTCGTATCCAGGAGGAGAATGCAAAACGAGAGAAGGCTGAAAGAGAGCGAATGCAGCAAATGATGACTCTTATCGGTAGTTCAATAAGCAAGGACCTTCCTGCTACTCTGGAGAAGTCACTCAAGAAAGAAATTTCTTCAGTTGGACCTGTTGTTGCACGGGCAATAACACCTATTATTGAGAAGTGTTCAGCCTCTGCGGTTGCTGATTCAATTCAG AAAGTCGTTGGTGAAAGGGTGGCGAATCAGCTGGACAAGTCTGTCAGTGCAAAACTTGAAGCTACCGTTGCTAGACAAATCCAAATGCAGTTTCATACCTCTATAAAACAGGTCCTTCAG GATTCTTTACGCACTAGCTTGGAATCTTTCCTTGTTCCAGCATTTGAACAATCTTGCAAGACAATGTTTGAGCAAGTCGACAGTGCATTCCAGAAAGGAATGTCTGAGCACACTATTGCTATTCAGCAGCAAGTTGAGGCCGCACATACCCCATTGGCGCAAACTTTAAAG GATACAATCTCTTCTGCTTCTTCAATCACCCAGAATCTCACAGCAGAGTTGCTTGACGGCCATCGTAAACTATTGGCACTGCTTGCATCTGGAAATGCAAAAGCGCATAATACAAATGTTTTGCAGCCCAACAATGTCCCTGTGACTCGTCCACCTGAG GTCGAGGCTCCATTAGACCCGATGAAGGAGTTGGGTAGACTTATATCTGAACGCAAATTTGATGAGGCGTTTACAATGGCTCTCCAAAGAAGTGATGTGTCAATAGTGTCTTGGTTGTGCTCCCAG GTTGATCTGCGTGCATTGTGCTCAATGGCCCCCGTCCCCCTTAATCAGGGGGTCCTCCTAGCCCTATTACAGCAGCTAGCAGTTG
- the LOC107303550 gene encoding uncharacterized protein LOC107303550: MVLFVVLWSTGPNQDFKVRNAKAVSLGHFQSNGQKLSDTPLNYALHVHHAGESSCPNASPKAAACYHPTPNAATPTGRRRRRLQPPLQRPNAGRPRAPDRCCTRTPGLRRLRRLLPPQRGRSPPRSLPALASVAPIPTAVAGRAGHTHAVGRRPPKATTNRSNPLIVPLIVSHRCHNDVGILIWSDGLSGGADEAATAATKGDNRLPPAHFAIEKSATSLDPGAPEYQCRFYEQGRCVANPATSSNEDTADAD, encoded by the exons ATGGTTTTGTTTGTGGTCTTGTGGAGTACTGGACCTAATCAGGACTTCAAGGTGAGAAACGCAAAAGCAGTCTCCTTAGGGCACTTCCA ATCCAATGGACAAAAACTATCTGACACACCCTTGAACTACGCACTCCACGTCCACCACGCCGGTGAAAGCTCCTGCCCCAACGCGTCGCCGAAGGCTGCCGCCTGCTACCACCCAACGCCGAACGCCGCCACTCCGaccggccggcgccgacgccggctcCAGCCCCCACTCCAGCGCCCCAACGCTGGCCGCCCCCGCGCTCCTGACCGTTGCTGCACCCGCACTCCCGGCCTGCGTCGGCTCCGCCGCTTGCTCCCACCCCAACGCGGAAGGTCGCCCCCACGCTCCCTGCCGGCGTTGGCTTCCGTCGCCCCAATTCCGACTGCCGTGGCCGGACGCGCTGGCCACACccacgccgtcggccgccgaCCGCCGAAGGCCACCACCAACCGCTCCAATCCCCTGATTGTTCCCCTAATC GTGAGCCATCGATGCCACAACGACGTAGGTATTCTGATCTGGAGCGATGGGCTCTCCGGTGGAGCAGATGAGGCGGCAACAGCAGCGACTAAGGGGGACAACCGGTTGCCACCTGCTCATTTCGCCATTGAG AAAAGTGCCACAAGCCTGGACCCTGGAGCCCCAGAGTATCAATGCCGCTTCTACGAGCAAGGTCGTTGTGTTGCAAATCCAGCCACTTCCTCAAATGAGGACACTGCAGATGCAGATTGA